The Niabella beijingensis genomic interval CTGCACTGCAGCACAAGGGAGTGACACAACGAAGCTGATAGTAGTACTGCAGCTGGTTCAACAACCATTCATCATTCCTGATGACCGGTAATATCGAATCTCAAAAACACACTAACAATTGTTAGTTAATGTGAACATTTTTCCTTTACTTCGTATAACTTTAGAGGAATAAAAATTGAGCCTGTGTACCGGATCCATTCAACAGCAGATACCCGTTCTGCTGCGTTCAATGACAATAAAAATGCCTACCGGCAATTGCTGGAGCAGTACTATCAGCGGATGAAAAGCGTGCTGCATGATGAAGCCCAGCCCTCCGTTCAGAAACATAAAAAAAGAGGAAAACTGCTGGCACGGGAGCGGGTAGACAACCTGCTGGACCCGAATACGCCCTTTCTGGAGCTTTCGCCTCTTGCGGCTTTTGGTATGTACGACGATCAGTTTCCCTCCGCGGGGATCATCACCGGTATCGGCACCGTACATGGGCGTATGGTGATGATCATCGCCAACGACGCCACGGTGAAAGGAGGCACTTATATGGAGCTCACCATAAAGAAGCATGTGCGGGCGCAGGAAATTGCGCTGGAGAACCAGCTCCCCTGCATCTATATGGTCGACTCCGGCGGGGCTTTTCTTCCCGAACAGGATAAAGTGTTCCCGGATCGTCATGATTTCGGCCGCTTTTTTTATAACCAGGCCCGGATGTCGGCCGCAGGCATTCCGCAGATCGCTATTGTTATGGGATCCTGTACCGCAGGCGGGGCCTATGTTCCGGCCATGAGTGATGAAACGATCATCGTACGGAACCAGGGCACTATTTTTATCGGCGGTCCGCCCCTGGTAAAAGCCGCCACAGGTGAAGAGGTGACCGCAGAAGAGCTGGGCGGTGCCGTGGTACATACTTCCATTTCAGGAGTAGCGGATCATATTGCAGAGAATGATCCCCATGCACTGGTCATTTGCAGGAATATCATACAGACCTTTAAACAACCCGAAGCACAACCCCTGGAACGGGTTGCAGCGGAAGAGCCGTTATATGATCCACAGGAATTGTACGGTCTCATACAAACCGATCTGAAAAAATCTGTGGATGCCAGAGAGATCATTGCCCGGATCGTGGACGGTAGCCGCTTTCATGAATTTAAAGCGGCTTATGCACCTACCCTGATAACCGGCTTTGCACACATCATGGGATATCCCATAGGCATCATTGCCAACAACGGCGTACTGTTTGGAGAATCGGCTTTAAAAGGAGCACACTTTGTAGAACTGTGCACCGCCCGCAAAACGCCTATTTTATTTTTACAGAACATCACCGGTTTTATCGTAGGCAAGGAATACGAGCACAAAGGCATCGCCCGGGATGGCGCCAAGATGGTACATGCCGTTGCTAATGCCAATGTACCGAAATTCACGGTGGTCTTTGGAGGTTCCTTTGGTGCAGGCAATTATGCCATGTGCGGCCGCGCCTATGATCCGCGCTTTTTATTTATGTGGCCGCATTCCAAAATATCCGTGATGGGCGGCGAACAGGCAGCAGGCGTACTGACCACGGTAAAAGAAGAACAGTTAAAAGCCGCAGGAAAGGAATTTGCTGAATCAGAAAAAGAGACCCTGCGCCGGTCGATCTTAAAAAAATATGAAACCGAAGGATCCGCTTATTACAGCACGGCCCGGCTATGGGATGACGGCATTATTGATCCGGTGAATACGCGAACGGTCATTGCATTGGGCATCGCCGTTTCATTAAACAAAAAATGGGAGGAAACAAAGAATGGGGTATTCCGGATGTAGGTATCAATGTAAAGATGCATTGGTAACGGTTTTTATGAGCCGGGCTGTGGTGCAGGTGGCAGCTTTGTTGCGTCGCACACTTCAGCGCCGGTGCATGGGTAAGATAGATCGCCCCTACGGGGCTCAAATAATTTTTCATATACAATGGCTACCCATAGCAGGCACCTGCGGTGCTGTAAATAAAGCAGGTCACTGAGGGAGCCGATCCATGACAAAACGTTTTTACCAATATCCAAAGGAACTCATAAAATATAAAAATGAACACGTCATAAACAAATCACAAACAGAACAAAAGCAGACCGGTCCCATCGGGACCCGCTATCGGTAGATTCGTAAATAAAACATTTTCCCCAGCCCCGTAGGGGCGGCCTATCAAACGGTTATGGCAAACACGTACACACAAATACATCTTCAATTGGTATTTGCCGTAAAATACCGGCAGGCGCTCATTGAACGCTCCCGGAAGGATGAATTATATAAATACATTACCGCGATCATTCAAAATAGAACGCACAAATTGCTCATTGTAAATGGCATGCCCGATCACATTCATATATTGATCGGGATGCGGCCCACGCAATCATTATCCGATTTAATGCAGCATATAAAAGGAGATTCTTCTAAATGGATCAATGAAAGAGCGTTTACCAAAGGAAAATTTGAATGGCAGGAAGGCTATGGAGCCTTTTCATACAGCAGGACGCAGGTTCCCGATGTGATAGCCTATATTAAAAACCAGGAACAGCACCATTCAAAGATACGTTTCAGAGAAGAATATTTTGACCTTTTAAAACAATTTGAAATTGATTATGATGAACGATACATTTTTAAAGAAACGGTTTAGCAGGTCGCCCCTACGGGGCTCAGGCATGTCTCAAAACCAACAGGTTGCCCATATAGCGCCTCTACGAGGCAGGGCGAGGATGGCCAGTTAGTTCTTTATTCAGATCTTTACAAAGTCCTGAGAAGCCTTGCAGGGATAACATAAATACAAACGACAAACACGACATCGAACCCATTTTTGATCCTTAATCCAAAACACGGCCAGGATATCTATCAGAAATATAATAAAGTAAAAGAGCAAATGACATACACAACCCTCGAAATAGAACAGCATCACCACATCGCAACTGTCTGGCTCAACCGGCCTGAAGTAAGGAATGCGCTCAACGATACGATGATCGGGGAACTGATCGCTGCTTTCGAAACACTGGGTGCTGATGATGCAGTGCGTGTGGTTACCCTGCGGGGACGTGGCAAGGTTTTCTGCGCCGGTGCTGATCTTAAATGGATGAAAGCCACATCAACATCCGGCTATGAAGACAGTCTGGAAGAGAACCGGCGACTGGCGCGCTGTTTCCATACCGTCTACAATACGCCGAAACCCACGATCGCGGTCGTGCAGGGTGCGGCGATGGGCGGTGCCAACGGTTTGCTGGCGGCCTGCGATTTTTCCTACGCCGCAGATGATACATTGTTTGCATTTTCCGAAGTGCGGCTGGGATTGGTGCCCGCCACCATCGCTCCTTATATCTTAAAAAGAATCGGGGAAGCAAAAGCAAAAGAGCTGATCCTGACCGGGCGCCAATTTCACGCAAAAGAAGCAGCACAGGCCGGGCTCATCAACCAGGTATTGCAGGAAATGGAACTGGAAAGCAAGGTGGCTGAGCTGATACAGGAGCTGCTGCTGGGAGGGCCAGCATCCATAGCAGCAAGTAAACGGCTACTGCATTACCTGGCGGCAAAAGACCTGGATACATCCATCCCATATACCGTGGAAGCCATCGCCAGGGCCCGCAGCTCCGCCGAAGGCCAGGAAGGCATGCAGGCATTTTTTGAAAAACGAAAACCCAACTGGATCTGACAACTTTTCATTATTGGCTTTTCACTACTGATCTCTCACTCCAATGAACAAAATCCTCATAGCAAACCGCGGTGAAATTGCGCTGCGGATCATCAGAACGGCAAAAAAAATGCGGATCGGCACGGTGCTGATCTATGCCCCCCAGGATGCCGGTGCGGCCTACCTGGAAGAGGCAGACGAAACGGTATTGCTGGATGGACAATCGCTAGGCGACACCTACCTCAACAGCGATCGCATCATCGCCGCAGCAAAAGCCATTGATGCGGATGCCATCCATCCGGGCTATGGCTTCCTTTCCGAAAATGCGGCATTTGCAAGAGCGTGCAGGGATGAGGGTATTATTTTTATCGGTCCCACACCCGAAGCCATGGAGGCTATGGGCAATAAGATCGCTGCACGTAAAACCGCCCAGGCTGCCGGAGTTCTGGTTACGCCCGGCATTACCGGTACGGTGCCTGAACTGATGACCCGTTACAACTCGGTTGGTTTTCCGCTTCTGATCAAAGCCGCCGCAGGTGGGGGCGGTAAGGGTATGCGTGTGGTACAGCAGGAAGCGGACTTAAAAGAAGCCCTGGAAGCAACCGCACGGGAAGCCAGGAATTATTTTGGTGACGACACGGTTTATATAGAAAAATATATTGAGGCACCAAGACATGTGGAAGTACAGGTACTGGGCGATCAGAACGGGCACATCATCCATCTTTATGAGCGGGAATGCTCATTGCAGCGAAGACATCAGAAGATCATCGAAGAAGCGCCATCACCTACCCTGACACCGGAAGTACGGGAAAAGATCTGCACTGCAGCGGTACAACTGGCTGCGGCTATCGGCTATCAAAGTGCGGGTACACTTGAATTTTTAGTAGGACCTGATCTCAGCTTTTATTTCCTTGAAATGAATACCCGCATACAGGTAGAGCACCCGGTTACAGAACTGATCACAGGTGTGGACATTGTCGAGCAGCAGATCAACATCGCCCGGGGCGAGCCGCTGGCGCTCCAGCAAAAAGAGATCCGCCAGAAAGGACATGCCATCGAGTGCCGTATCTATGCAGAGGACCCGGAGCAACAGTTTCTGCCATCACCGGGCACCATGAGCTTTTACAAAGAACCGTATGGTGAAAACATCCGCATCGATGGCATGCAGCTGCAAGAGGGCGCGATCATCACCGGAGATTTTGACCCGATGATCGCGAAACTGATCACCTGGGGTACGAACCGTGAAGCAGCCCGTACAAAGATGATCGAGGCATTGGAACAGTACTTTATTTATGGCATCAAAAACAATATTGCCTTCTTACTCGGACTGCTGCATCATCCGGACTTTACGGCCAACAGGATCTCCACAAAATACATCGATATACACCTGGCCGATCTGTTGCAGCAGCTTGAGAACCGTAAAAGGGCGGCAGACATACGGATACCGCTGGCAGCGGCACTGGTGTTCAGTCTGCACCCCAGGAACAAAACACCAGATTCCATTTGGAACCGTATTGGCTACTGGCGACCGGTTCCTGAGATCATCCTGAACGCAGAAGGCCGTGATGTGACGGTGACGATCCGCCGGCAGGCGCTCCCGGCTGTCGATTTTGAATACGACGCCACAATAATGGAAGCAACCCTGACACCTGCGGGAGCACAGCAGTTTACTATTACGCTGAACGGACAGTCACATCCGGTACATATTTTTGAAACAGCACCGGGTGTGGTTATTGTACGTTACAACGGGTTTGATTATATCATAAAGCGCAATGATGTGCTGCATATTGCTGCGGACAGCACCCCGCCTCCCTCCGCCGTAACCTCAACAGCCGGAAACATTTGTTCTCCTATGCCGGGTAAAGTGATCAAAATTTCGGTGGAAACAGGTACCACGGTGCAGACCGGTGACCTGTTGCTGATCGTGGAGGCCATGAAAATGGAAAACAATATCCTGAGCCCGAAGAACGGAACCGTAACCGCCATAGAGGTGGCAGAAGGAGATAAAGTAGATACCGTAACCACACTGATTCATATAGAAGAAGCAACCAATAAAAAATAAAGCGATGGACTATACATTAAGCGAAGAGCATCAGGCGATCCGGGAAATGGTGCGGTCATTTGCA includes:
- a CDS encoding carboxyl transferase domain-containing protein, whose product is MYRIHSTADTRSAAFNDNKNAYRQLLEQYYQRMKSVLHDEAQPSVQKHKKRGKLLARERVDNLLDPNTPFLELSPLAAFGMYDDQFPSAGIITGIGTVHGRMVMIIANDATVKGGTYMELTIKKHVRAQEIALENQLPCIYMVDSGGAFLPEQDKVFPDRHDFGRFFYNQARMSAAGIPQIAIVMGSCTAGGAYVPAMSDETIIVRNQGTIFIGGPPLVKAATGEEVTAEELGGAVVHTSISGVADHIAENDPHALVICRNIIQTFKQPEAQPLERVAAEEPLYDPQELYGLIQTDLKKSVDAREIIARIVDGSRFHEFKAAYAPTLITGFAHIMGYPIGIIANNGVLFGESALKGAHFVELCTARKTPILFLQNITGFIVGKEYEHKGIARDGAKMVHAVANANVPKFTVVFGGSFGAGNYAMCGRAYDPRFLFMWPHSKISVMGGEQAAGVLTTVKEEQLKAAGKEFAESEKETLRRSILKKYETEGSAYYSTARLWDDGIIDPVNTRTVIALGIAVSLNKKWEETKNGVFRM
- the tnpA gene encoding IS200/IS605 family transposase codes for the protein MANTYTQIHLQLVFAVKYRQALIERSRKDELYKYITAIIQNRTHKLLIVNGMPDHIHILIGMRPTQSLSDLMQHIKGDSSKWINERAFTKGKFEWQEGYGAFSYSRTQVPDVIAYIKNQEQHHSKIRFREEYFDLLKQFEIDYDERYIFKETV
- a CDS encoding enoyl-CoA hydratase/isomerase family protein, translating into MTYTTLEIEQHHHIATVWLNRPEVRNALNDTMIGELIAAFETLGADDAVRVVTLRGRGKVFCAGADLKWMKATSTSGYEDSLEENRRLARCFHTVYNTPKPTIAVVQGAAMGGANGLLAACDFSYAADDTLFAFSEVRLGLVPATIAPYILKRIGEAKAKELILTGRQFHAKEAAQAGLINQVLQEMELESKVAELIQELLLGGPASIAASKRLLHYLAAKDLDTSIPYTVEAIARARSSAEGQEGMQAFFEKRKPNWI
- a CDS encoding biotin carboxylase N-terminal domain-containing protein; this translates as MNKILIANRGEIALRIIRTAKKMRIGTVLIYAPQDAGAAYLEEADETVLLDGQSLGDTYLNSDRIIAAAKAIDADAIHPGYGFLSENAAFARACRDEGIIFIGPTPEAMEAMGNKIAARKTAQAAGVLVTPGITGTVPELMTRYNSVGFPLLIKAAAGGGGKGMRVVQQEADLKEALEATAREARNYFGDDTVYIEKYIEAPRHVEVQVLGDQNGHIIHLYERECSLQRRHQKIIEEAPSPTLTPEVREKICTAAVQLAAAIGYQSAGTLEFLVGPDLSFYFLEMNTRIQVEHPVTELITGVDIVEQQINIARGEPLALQQKEIRQKGHAIECRIYAEDPEQQFLPSPGTMSFYKEPYGENIRIDGMQLQEGAIITGDFDPMIAKLITWGTNREAARTKMIEALEQYFIYGIKNNIAFLLGLLHHPDFTANRISTKYIDIHLADLLQQLENRKRAADIRIPLAAALVFSLHPRNKTPDSIWNRIGYWRPVPEIILNAEGRDVTVTIRRQALPAVDFEYDATIMEATLTPAGAQQFTITLNGQSHPVHIFETAPGVVIVRYNGFDYIIKRNDVLHIAADSTPPPSAVTSTAGNICSPMPGKVIKISVETGTTVQTGDLLLIVEAMKMENNILSPKNGTVTAIEVAEGDKVDTVTTLIHIEEATNKK